The Proteiniborus ethanoligenes region TTTCATAGCGATAGAGGTTTTCAATATACTAATAATTCCTTTAAAAGTAAGATTAATAAAGCAGGGATGACACAAAGTATGTCTAGAGTTGGTAAATGTATTGATAATGGTCCTATGGAAGGATTTTTTGGGATTTTAAAAGCTGAGATGTTTTATGGAAAAACCTTTAAATCTCTTGAAGATTTAAAAGAAGAAATAATCAAATATATTAAATTCTACAATGAAGAAAGATTTCAAAAAAGATTAGGGTGTATGGCTCCTTTAGAATATAGAAACCACACACCCAAAAGTGCATAAAACTTAATTAAATTAGTTGTCTACTTGACAAGGGTCAGTTCAAGGAGATTATTAGGAAGTATTTTAGCGAGTTAGAATAGTGTAGAATAGTATGGAATTTAGGATAAAATACACGCTCACGGTTAGCAGTCGGGCTAAACAAATTTATTTGTTCGCTACGCTCACATAAATTTGAAGCCCTTTGCATTTGGCCTACCATCGATTCACTTCATGAATCGGGTTAGGTCATAATCGGTCACGAATAATTCTATAGCTCATTTCGGTAAAAAATCCTACAACTTGCAAACTCACTACGCTTAAACAGTACAAGTTGCTTAACGGATTTTTCACCTGCATTCGCTAAGAATTATAGTCGTGACCTGCAAATGTTCGCTTAGTATTTTATCCTAAATTCCTAAAATAGGTATCATGATTTTATTCAAATTTGTATTTTTAAAGAATAGAGGTGTATTAAATGGAAATAGCTGAAAAGGATATAATGGATTTTAGAGAGAAGACGGAAAAAATCAAAGCAGAAATAGGAAAAGCGATAATAGGACAAAAGGATGTTATAGAACAGGTATTGATTGCAATCCTATGTGAAGGCAATGTACTATTAGAAGGTGTACCTGGCCTAGGGAAAACTCAGCTTGTAAAGACAATAGGCAAGGTCCTTGATTTAGAATTTTCAAGAATACAATTTACTCCAGACTTAATGCCTGCAGACGTAGTAGGGACTAATATTATTTCTCAAGATGAAAAGGGTGTCGGCAGATTTACATTTCAAAAAGGACCTATATTTAGCAATATAGTCCTTGCAGATGAGATAAACAGAGCAACACCAAAAACTCAAAGTGCAATGCTAGAGGCAATGCAGGAAAAGACCGTTACAGTAGGTAATCATACTTATACCATGAGTAAGCCTTTTTTCGTATTAGCCACTCAAAACCCTATAGAGATGGAAGGAACATATCCATTGCCTGAAGCTCAAATGGACAGGTTTTTATTTAAGTTAGATGTTAAGTTTCCTAAGCTAGAGGAGCTTAGTCAAATAGTTAGTATTACCACCTCAGTTAATGAAAATGAATTAGAAAAAGTAAGCAATGGAGAAGAGCTTATTAAAATGGCCAATATTGCTAAGGATGTTCCTGTGGCGAAGCCTGTTATGGATTATGCTATGAAGCTTATACTAGGGACACATCCAGAAGAAAGCTTAAGTCCAGAAATAACTAAAAAATATGTAAGATATGGCTCAAGCCCTAGAGGAGCACAGGCAATCATTAAAGCAGCTAGAGTAAAAGCTTTAATGGAAGGAAGATACAATGTAGCCTTTGATGACATTAACTATGCAGCTTATCCAGTACTGAGGCACAGAGTACTACTAAACTTTGAAGCAGTATCAGATAATATTAGCAGTGAAAAAATAATCCAAGAAATAATACTTAGTTCTTAACTTAGTTGTTAGTTGCTAGCTCTTAGTTCTTAGCTAACTACTAATAAAGGATTGAGAAATAATTAAGAATTAAAAATTGATTAGAGATATTTGTTCTGTCATACTGAGCGTAAGCGAAGTATCTCTAAGGGTTTAACAACTGTTCAACTATTGTTCAACAACTGTTTAACCATTGTTCAACTACCGTTCAACTATTGTTCAAAAAAGGATTGATTATATGGAACAAAGACTTATAGATAGTGGTTTATTAAAAAAACTAGAGTCCTTAAAGCTTAATTCTAGTATAATCCTGAATAAAGGCTATGGTGGAGGCAGAAAATCTAAAAGCAAAGGTTCCTCTGTAGAGTTTTCTGATTTTAGAGAATATGCTCCTGGGGATGACTTTAGAAAAATTGACTGGAACGCATATGGAAGATTTCATAAGCTTTTTATTAAACTGTTTATGGAAGAAAGAGAAGCAAATATTAATATTTTTATAGATAACTCTAAGTCAATGGATTTTGGGAATCCTAAAAAATCTACTATAGGAAAGCAATTAGCATTGGCAATAGGATATTTAAGCCTAGTAAATATGGATAGAGTCAATATTTATACTTCTAAAGAAGGCAAGCTAGAAGGCTTAGAGGGACTAAGCGGTAAAAATAACGCTTACAGATTAGCTGGATACCTAGACAGTATAGACTTCCATGAATCAGAGGATGTTTTTTCACTTACGAAAACAAGAGGATATAAAAGAGGAATATCAATAATAATATCTGACTTGTTTTCAGATGGCTTTGAAGAAATAGTTAAGTATTTAGCCTTTATGAATCAAAGCATAGCAGTACTAAATGTGCTTTCAGCTGAGGAAATAAATCCTTTATACTCAGGTGATATAAGGCTAATTGACAGTGAAACAGAGGAAGGAAAGGATATTAGCATAACCCAATCCGTTATCAGTTCATATGAAAAAACATTACAGAAATTTATAAATAGAAACAAGGAAATATGTAGAAAATTTAGCTGTCAATACAGCTTGATTTCAAATCAGCTTTCAATTGAAGCAATTATTTTTGATAATTTAACTAGTGCAGGAATATTGAGGTGAAATAATGAGCTTTTATTCTCCGATTTTCTTTTTGCTTTTTATAGGTTTGGTACCTATTATAATTATGTATTTACTAAAAAAACAGCATACAGAGCTTACCATATCTAGTAATTATTTATGGGAGAAGGCTCTCCGAGATGTGGAAGCAAACAGACCTTGGCAGAAGCTAAAGAAAAATCTTCTGCTTATTTTGCAATTATTAATTTTTTCATTAGCAGTCTTTGCATTAGCACGTCCATTTATTTTTTCAAATGCTATAAGTGGGGGTCATACTATTATAGTCCTAGATACATCCTTGAGTATGCAAGGGAAATCGAAGGACAGTACTAGATTTGACATTGGAAAAAAAGAAGGCGAAAAGCTAATAGAAAATCTTAGACCAGATAGTAGAGTTACTATTATTGCAATGGATGCTACACCTAATATTATATTAAACAGTACAAAAGACCAGAAGCTAGCGAGGAAAAAGCTAGAGGAGCTAAAGCCTTCCAACACTGTAGATAATGTGGAGGAAACCATATCTCTTTTGAAGGCAATGGTCAAGGATGAAGAGGACTATTCCATACTTGTGTTTACAGATAAAGGGATTGAAGCGGATATAGATAATTTATTTGTAAATTACATTGATGGAGAAGAAAAAAATATAGCTATAGATAATATTTCCCACTCTATTGATAAAAATGGTATTACTGCTCTTACAAGAGTTACAAACTATTCAGACGAGGATGTAAAATTTGATTTATCACTGTATGTAGATAATAAACTTAGTGATGTTAAAGAAATTAGCCTTCCTCCAAGAGAAAGCAATAATATTTATTGGCAGGGAATTCATCCTAATGTAGGAATAATAACAGTAGAAGCAGATATAGATGACAGCTTAAAAGAGGATAATATAAGATATCATGTAGTAAATCCTAATCCTATAAAAAAAGCATTATTAATGACTAAGGGAAATGTATTTCTAGAGAAGGCCATTAGCTTAAATAATAATGTAGAATTATATAAGATAAATGAAGCTTCAGAGAATATAGAAGGATATGATTTATATATTTTTGATGGTATGGCTCCAGAAAAGCTTCCTACAGATGGCAATATTATTATGATAAATCTTGAAAACAATGAATTGTTTAAAGCTCCTGTTGTAAAATTTGGTGAGCTAAAGGCATTAAATGATGAATTGTTTAAATATGTGAATCTTGACTTTTCTCTAAGTGAGGCCAGATATATTAAAGACGCTGATTGGATTGAACCAGTGCTTTTAATAGATGATAATACTGTAATTGGAAAGGGACAAAAAGATAATCAAAAGATGATAGTCTTAGGCTTTGACTTTCACCATACAGATTTTCCGCTTAAAATAGACTTTCCTATTTTTGTTCAAAGCATGCTAGATTATACTTTAAACATTGGAATTCAAGAAAAGACTAACATATTAGTAGGGGAAGGCCTGAATCTAAACATTTTACCTAAAACTGAGGAAATAAGTATAATAAAACCAGATGGAAAAAAAGAAATGCTGTCCTTATCTTTAGCATTGTCACCATATACTGCACAGGAGCTAGGTGTATATAAGATAGAACAAAGGATAGGAGAAGAATTGCCTATTAGCTACTTTGCTTCAAATGTAAATACACAGCATGAGTCAATGTACCAATCCATGACAAATGAAGAGAGAGAAGAAATGGCTCAGGAAGGAAAAAAGGTAAAAGGTGAGAGAAGCATTAGCAATATATTGCTGCTTTTAGCAATTCTAATATTAGCAGCTGAATGGGTGGTGTATAGTCGTGGTAATTAAATTTAGCAATCCATTAGCTTTAGTATTAATGCCTTTAATCTTGATTTCCTTTTATTATTTTAGTAGAAGCTTAAAGTCTATGAATAAGGATAAATATAGAATGATATTAGCTATAAGGAGTACAGTAGCGATTTTGTTAATACTAGCTTTAGCAGGGATGAATATTAGAACATATGTAGATAATATAGCTACTGTATTTGCTGTAGATTTATCAGATAGTACAAGAAACCAGCATGAAGAGTATAAAAAGTTTATAGAGGAAGCACTGGAGCATACTACAAAAAAAGACAAGGTAGGGATAATTACCTTTGGACAAAATGGGGAAATAGAATATCCATTAAGAGATGATTTAGAGTCTATAGAATTTCAGACAAAGCCTAATGGAGGCCTTTCTAACATAGAAAAAGGACTTAAAATAGCTCAGACACTACTTCCTGATGATAGTATGAGAAGAATAGTTCTTCTCACTGATGGAGAAGAAAATACGGGAAATAGTAGTCTCGAAGCCTCCTTAATTAAAAATAAAGATATTAGCTTTAAAATATATAGTCCCGAAAAAATTCAGAGAGAAGATGTTCAGTTAAAAGGAATAGATGTTCCTAGCAAGCTTTATGAGAATCAGGAATTTGACATAGTTATAGAGATATTTAGCAATGTAAAAACCAAGGGAAGACTTTCCTTGTATAGAGATAATGAATTGTCAGGTGAAAGAGAAATAAATATTGAAAAAGGTAAAAATAGATTTGTATTTAGTGATGTGGCACAGGGATCGGGTTTTAAAACATATAAAGCAGTCATAACTTCACCTGTAGACAGCCTAACACAGAACAATGAATACTCTACATTTACAGAAATACAAGGTACACCTAGAATATTGTTAATTGAGGGAGAAAGCGGACAGGGAAGAGAAATATATAAGCTACTAGAAGCCTCTAGTATAGAGGTGGATTATATAAAGGATAAGGAGGCACCTATAAGTCTTTCTGAGTTGGTTAAATATAAAACTATAGTTATGAGCGATGTGTCTCTTGAACACATAGAAGGTGGTTTTTTAAATTCATTGAAAAGCTATGTACGAGACTATGGAGGAGGACTACTAGTATCCGGAGGAGAAAATAGCTTTGCACTAGGTGGATACTATAAAACACCTTTAGAGGAAATACTACCTGTAGACATGGAGATGAAGGTAAAGGGAGAGGTGCCTAGTCTAGGCCTTATGCTGGTCATAGATAAGTCAGGCAGTATGGAAGGCGGACAATTTGGTATAAACAAAATGGAAATAGCAAAGGAAGCAGCAATTAAGGCTGTAAACTCTCTTAAGCCAAAGGATAAAATAGGTGTTATAGCCTTTGACGGAACAGCCCAATGGGTAGTGAGGATATCTACAACAGATGATGAGGAAAGCATTAAATCAGCCATTGGAGCTATTAGAGCAGGTGGTGGCACTAGTATTCTCCCTGCATTAGACGAAGCATATTTAGCTTTAAAGGATGCAGATACTAAGCTAAAGCATATAATTCTTCTTACAGATGGACAGGCAGAATCAACAGGCTATGAAGTTTTAATGGATAATATAAAAGAAGAAGGTATCACAGTATCTACAGTAGCTGTTGGTGGTGATTCAGATACTAGACTATTAGAATGGATTGCTGGTACTGGTAACGGCAGATATTATTTTGCAGATGAATTTTCATCAATACCTGAAATATTTACTAAGGAAACATTCTTAGCTTCAAAAGCCTATATAAACAATAGGAGCTTTACACCGGTGATTTCAAATATCCATGATATAATAAGTCCATTTCATGAAGGAATACCTAACTTAGATGGATATATTGGAGCATCTAGCAAGGAAAGAGCAACTACAATACTTATTAGTGATGTAGGAGATCCAATATTAGTTTCATGGCAATATGGCTTAGGTAGGACTGTAGCATGGACATCAGATTTAAATGGAAGCTGGAGTGGGGAATATTTATCTACCCAGGAAGGGATAGATTTTATTAAAAACATGATTGAATGGACCTTCCCAAGAGCATCTAGCGATACAATTGCCTTTGAAACGGTTAATAATGGAGATGAACAAGAAATAATTGTAACAAATATTGATGAATTTCATCAGGATATAAGTACTGTAGCTACTATAATAGCACCAGATTTAAATACTTTTGATATAGAATTAGTACCTTCTAAGCCAGGAGAATATAGAGGAAATTTCCCAGTTTCTAATAAAGGTGTATATATAGTTAAGGTAAACCAATATAAAGATGGAGATATAGTAAATTCTTCAAACAATGTAGTGTTATCAAATTATTCTAAGGAATATGATAATACTTCTAATATGAATATATTAGAAGTATTAAAAAACAGGTCTGGTGGAGAATTTATTACAAACCCAAATGAAGTATTTATAGATGATTTAGATAGAGTATATGGAAGCAGAGAATTGTATCCCTTACTTATTTCAATGGCATTAGTGCTATTCATTTTTGATATTGGAATAAGAAGACTAAATTTAGGATTGATTAGATTTAAACGAAAAAAGGAAAGCATTCAAGAGAATGTTACTAATAATATTAAGAATGCAACTAAAGCAAAAAAAGAAGCTCATATAAGAAGTACTATGTCCCAAAGCTTTAATGACCTAGGAGCTGATGCCCTTAGCTATAAGACAGAAAAAGAAGAAGCAGGTAAAACTAAAGAAGAAAAAAGAGAAAGTGAGAAATCATCAGACCAAAGCCTAGATACTTCTAGACTGTTAAAAGCAAAGGATAAGAAAAGGAGATAAAGAGAATTTACTAACAATATATAAAGAATCAGTATATAAGTTAATAAATTAAACATTAATTGTAACTAGTGTCGTAATGAATCAATATTATATAGCATAAAGAAGCTTCGTAATGAGATAAAAGGAGGAATATTATGCTATCTAGTGTTGAATTTATTAGGCAGTCTTTAGAAACACATCTTTTTTTTGCTAGGATTATGAAGGAACATTCATTCTTTCTAGAAGTAGGCTTTACACCGAGAGACGTGAGTTTTTCTCAACAGGCAGACATGTTTAGAGTAGAATTCGATAGACTTTTGGGAGAGGTTATTTTTCTTTCAAATGGTGTAATTAGCCCTGGTGTAATTCAATCAGGAGAAGTAGTTACTCCATATACCCTAAAAGCTGAAATGGCATCAGCATATCTTACAGGTGTACAGATACAAACACATCTTACACAAGCAGAAGAAGGATTGATGGGTAGAGAACATTTAATGTTTGCTCCTATGCATGAGCAAGCGGTATGTATGATTAACCAAAAAGCGATAGCTTTGTTGACAGCTTTGATTGACTTTAAACAAAATATATTATCTAATGTTTTGTCCTGCAATATGTTTACTGTTAATTATCCACTATTAATTGACCACATAATGAGAGAAGCTAAGTTGTATCTAAGAATAGTTAATAGGCTTCAGATGAGAGAGAAAATCGATATAGACAAAGAGATATATGAACAAGAACTATTCTGGAATAGAATCATGGCAGAGCATTCTAAGTTTATTCGAGGTTTACTTGATCCTACAGAAGAAGATTTGTTCAATTTAGCTAACAATTTTGGTAGAGAATTTGATAAATTAACAGAAGACGTAAAAAAAGCTATTAATAGAACTCTACCGATTTCGAAAGTAACGGAGGAAAGCCTTGAAGCTACAAAAAGAGTTAGAGATTTTAATGCTCAAGGGACACAAGGATTAATTGAATGTAAAATTAAATCAACAATAATTCCACTGTTAGGAGACCATGTTCTCCGAGAGTCTAATCATTTTATACGTTTATTAAAAAAATTCCAGCAATTAGTTTAGTAAAATGTTGAGAGTGTGTAAAAGGAAGTTTTTTTACTTCCTTTTTATTTTTTTTGCCTGTTATAAGCTCAAACCTGGGTATATTAGATTTAAGAGTAAAAAATAATAATATATAAATTAGGGAGATGAAAATATGCTAAACTTTAATTATTCTATACCTACTCAAATTTTCTTTGGTAAAGATCAAATTCAAGTATTAGGTAAGGAAATAAAAAAATATGGAACAAAGGTATTACTTGCTTATGGTGGAGGAAGCATTAAAAAATACGGAGTTTATGATAAGGTAGTCGGCATACTAAAGGAAGAAAATATACCTTTCTGGGAATTGTCAAATATCGAACCTAATCCAAGAATAGAAAGCGTAAGAGAAGGAGTTAGAATCTGTAGAGAAAACCAAATAGATTTTATACTTCCAGTAGGTGGAGGAAGCTCTATAGATTGTGCTAAGGTAATAGCTGCAGGCTTTTATTATGAAGGAGATCCTTGGGATTTAGTTATTAGAAAGGCAAAAATTGAAAAGATTCTTCCAATAGGCTCAGTCCTTACATTATCAGCGACAGGTTCAGAAATGGATGCAGGTGCAGTAATTACAAATCCAGAAACAAAACAAAAGCTAGGCATAGGTCATCCTAACATGGCACCTAAGTTTTCTATATTAGATCCAGTATACACTTATACAGTGCCTGCAAGTCAAACAGCAGCAGGAACTGCGGATATAATGAGCCATGTCTTAGAATCATATTTTAGTAACAATACAGGAGCATATGTGCAAGATAAAATAGCAGAAGGCTTACTAAAAACCTGTATTAAATATGGACCTGTTGCAATAAAAGAGCCTGAAAACTATGAAGCAAGGGCAAATTTAATGTGGGCATCAAGTCTTGCTATAAATGGCCTTATTAGATATGGAAAAGAAGCTATATGGAGTGTTCATCCAATTCAGCATGAGCTAGGTGCATATTATGATATTACCCATGGAGTAGGTCTAGCAATATTAACACCTGTATGGATGAGACATGTACTAGACGATGATACTCTAGATAAGTTTGTAGAGTATGGAATAAATGTTTGGGATATTGATAGCACCAAGGACAAATACCATATAGCAAATGAGGCTATAGATAAAACACAGGAATTCTTTACCTCCTTAGGCATACCAGGAACTCTTGGAGAATTAGGTATAGGAGAAGAAAGTCTAGAAAAAATGGCTAAGGCAGTGACAGAATTTAACGGAGGAAAGGTAGGCTCCTATAAACCTCTCAGCTATGAGGATGTATTAGATATATATATAAAAGCTTTATAAAATAATCGTGAAGAAACCAAGTACAAGTTAAAATTGTATTTGGTTTTTTTCTTTATTAAAGAAAAAATTTCTAAATTATTACACAAATAGATAAATATATGGTATAATAAAAACACATAAAC contains the following coding sequences:
- a CDS encoding VWA domain-containing protein, encoding MVIKFSNPLALVLMPLILISFYYFSRSLKSMNKDKYRMILAIRSTVAILLILALAGMNIRTYVDNIATVFAVDLSDSTRNQHEEYKKFIEEALEHTTKKDKVGIITFGQNGEIEYPLRDDLESIEFQTKPNGGLSNIEKGLKIAQTLLPDDSMRRIVLLTDGEENTGNSSLEASLIKNKDISFKIYSPEKIQREDVQLKGIDVPSKLYENQEFDIVIEIFSNVKTKGRLSLYRDNELSGEREINIEKGKNRFVFSDVAQGSGFKTYKAVITSPVDSLTQNNEYSTFTEIQGTPRILLIEGESGQGREIYKLLEASSIEVDYIKDKEAPISLSELVKYKTIVMSDVSLEHIEGGFLNSLKSYVRDYGGGLLVSGGENSFALGGYYKTPLEEILPVDMEMKVKGEVPSLGLMLVIDKSGSMEGGQFGINKMEIAKEAAIKAVNSLKPKDKIGVIAFDGTAQWVVRISTTDDEESIKSAIGAIRAGGGTSILPALDEAYLALKDADTKLKHIILLTDGQAESTGYEVLMDNIKEEGITVSTVAVGGDSDTRLLEWIAGTGNGRYYFADEFSSIPEIFTKETFLASKAYINNRSFTPVISNIHDIISPFHEGIPNLDGYIGASSKERATTILISDVGDPILVSWQYGLGRTVAWTSDLNGSWSGEYLSTQEGIDFIKNMIEWTFPRASSDTIAFETVNNGDEQEIIVTNIDEFHQDISTVATIIAPDLNTFDIELVPSKPGEYRGNFPVSNKGVYIVKVNQYKDGDIVNSSNNVVLSNYSKEYDNTSNMNILEVLKNRSGGEFITNPNEVFIDDLDRVYGSRELYPLLISMALVLFIFDIGIRRLNLGLIRFKRKKESIQENVTNNIKNATKAKKEAHIRSTMSQSFNDLGADALSYKTEKEEAGKTKEEKRESEKSSDQSLDTSRLLKAKDKKRR
- a CDS encoding DUF58 domain-containing protein; this encodes MEQRLIDSGLLKKLESLKLNSSIILNKGYGGGRKSKSKGSSVEFSDFREYAPGDDFRKIDWNAYGRFHKLFIKLFMEEREANINIFIDNSKSMDFGNPKKSTIGKQLALAIGYLSLVNMDRVNIYTSKEGKLEGLEGLSGKNNAYRLAGYLDSIDFHESEDVFSLTKTRGYKRGISIIISDLFSDGFEEIVKYLAFMNQSIAVLNVLSAEEINPLYSGDIRLIDSETEEGKDISITQSVISSYEKTLQKFINRNKEICRKFSCQYSLISNQLSIEAIIFDNLTSAGILR
- a CDS encoding vWA domain-containing protein — encoded protein: MSFYSPIFFLLFIGLVPIIIMYLLKKQHTELTISSNYLWEKALRDVEANRPWQKLKKNLLLILQLLIFSLAVFALARPFIFSNAISGGHTIIVLDTSLSMQGKSKDSTRFDIGKKEGEKLIENLRPDSRVTIIAMDATPNIILNSTKDQKLARKKLEELKPSNTVDNVEETISLLKAMVKDEEDYSILVFTDKGIEADIDNLFVNYIDGEEKNIAIDNISHSIDKNGITALTRVTNYSDEDVKFDLSLYVDNKLSDVKEISLPPRESNNIYWQGIHPNVGIITVEADIDDSLKEDNIRYHVVNPNPIKKALLMTKGNVFLEKAISLNNNVELYKINEASENIEGYDLYIFDGMAPEKLPTDGNIIMINLENNELFKAPVVKFGELKALNDELFKYVNLDFSLSEARYIKDADWIEPVLLIDDNTVIGKGQKDNQKMIVLGFDFHHTDFPLKIDFPIFVQSMLDYTLNIGIQEKTNILVGEGLNLNILPKTEEISIIKPDGKKEMLSLSLALSPYTAQELGVYKIEQRIGEELPISYFASNVNTQHESMYQSMTNEEREEMAQEGKKVKGERSISNILLLLAILILAAEWVVYSRGN
- a CDS encoding iron-containing alcohol dehydrogenase encodes the protein MLNFNYSIPTQIFFGKDQIQVLGKEIKKYGTKVLLAYGGGSIKKYGVYDKVVGILKEENIPFWELSNIEPNPRIESVREGVRICRENQIDFILPVGGGSSIDCAKVIAAGFYYEGDPWDLVIRKAKIEKILPIGSVLTLSATGSEMDAGAVITNPETKQKLGIGHPNMAPKFSILDPVYTYTVPASQTAAGTADIMSHVLESYFSNNTGAYVQDKIAEGLLKTCIKYGPVAIKEPENYEARANLMWASSLAINGLIRYGKEAIWSVHPIQHELGAYYDITHGVGLAILTPVWMRHVLDDDTLDKFVEYGINVWDIDSTKDKYHIANEAIDKTQEFFTSLGIPGTLGELGIGEESLEKMAKAVTEFNGGKVGSYKPLSYEDVLDIYIKAL
- a CDS encoding DUF2935 domain-containing protein; the protein is MLSSVEFIRQSLETHLFFARIMKEHSFFLEVGFTPRDVSFSQQADMFRVEFDRLLGEVIFLSNGVISPGVIQSGEVVTPYTLKAEMASAYLTGVQIQTHLTQAEEGLMGREHLMFAPMHEQAVCMINQKAIALLTALIDFKQNILSNVLSCNMFTVNYPLLIDHIMREAKLYLRIVNRLQMREKIDIDKEIYEQELFWNRIMAEHSKFIRGLLDPTEEDLFNLANNFGREFDKLTEDVKKAINRTLPISKVTEESLEATKRVRDFNAQGTQGLIECKIKSTIIPLLGDHVLRESNHFIRLLKKFQQLV
- a CDS encoding IS3 family transposase, with product FHSDRGFQYTNNSFKSKINKAGMTQSMSRVGKCIDNGPMEGFFGILKAEMFYGKTFKSLEDLKEEIIKYIKFYNEERFQKRLGCMAPLEYRNHTPKSA
- a CDS encoding AAA family ATPase; protein product: MEIAEKDIMDFREKTEKIKAEIGKAIIGQKDVIEQVLIAILCEGNVLLEGVPGLGKTQLVKTIGKVLDLEFSRIQFTPDLMPADVVGTNIISQDEKGVGRFTFQKGPIFSNIVLADEINRATPKTQSAMLEAMQEKTVTVGNHTYTMSKPFFVLATQNPIEMEGTYPLPEAQMDRFLFKLDVKFPKLEELSQIVSITTSVNENELEKVSNGEELIKMANIAKDVPVAKPVMDYAMKLILGTHPEESLSPEITKKYVRYGSSPRGAQAIIKAARVKALMEGRYNVAFDDINYAAYPVLRHRVLLNFEAVSDNISSEKIIQEIILSS